The following proteins come from a genomic window of Aquimarina sp. MAR_2010_214:
- a CDS encoding UDP-2,3-diacylglucosamine diphosphatase, translating into MNLPEGKKIYFASDNHLGAPTSEKSFPREQKFVKWLDEVKKDAAAIFLLGDLFDFWFEYKTVVPKGFTRTLGKLAEITDSGIPIYYFVGNHDLWMNGYFEEELNIPVYHKPQEFTFNDTTFFIGHGDGLGPGDKGYKRMKKVFTNPVAKWFFRWLHPDLGVKLAQYLSVKNKLISGDEDVTFLGEDNEWLVQYCKRKLESKHRDYFVFGHRHLPMEIQLNEQSQYINLGDWITHYTYGVFDGNELKLVDYNN; encoded by the coding sequence ATGAACCTTCCTGAAGGGAAAAAAATATACTTTGCAAGTGATAATCACTTGGGGGCTCCAACATCAGAAAAGAGTTTTCCCAGAGAGCAAAAATTTGTAAAATGGTTGGATGAAGTTAAAAAAGATGCAGCCGCTATCTTCTTGTTAGGAGATCTTTTTGACTTTTGGTTCGAGTATAAAACTGTGGTGCCTAAAGGCTTTACCAGAACCTTAGGGAAACTGGCAGAAATTACAGATTCGGGAATACCGATCTATTATTTTGTAGGAAATCATGACTTATGGATGAATGGATATTTTGAAGAAGAATTAAATATTCCTGTGTATCATAAACCCCAGGAATTCACTTTTAACGACACTACTTTTTTTATAGGCCATGGTGATGGTTTAGGACCTGGAGACAAAGGATATAAACGAATGAAAAAAGTATTTACCAATCCTGTAGCAAAATGGTTTTTTAGATGGTTACATCCAGATCTTGGAGTAAAACTGGCACAGTATCTTTCTGTTAAAAATAAATTGATTTCGGGAGATGAAGATGTGACTTTTTTAGGAGAAGATAATGAGTGGTTGGTGCAATATTGCAAAAGAAAATTAGAAAGTAAACACAGGGATTATTTTGTGTTTGGACATAGACATCTTCCTATGGAAATACAATTAAACGAACAATCCCAATATATAAATCTAGGAGACTGGATTACTCATTACACCTATGGTGTTTTTGATGGGAATGAACTTAAGTTAGTAGACTACAACAACTAG
- a CDS encoding 6-carboxytetrahydropterin synthase, whose product MSKIRITKQFSFETGHALYGYDGKCRNVHGHSYKLSVTVIGTPITDTSHVKLGMVIDFGDLKRIVKEDIEDVFDHATVFNKNTPHIELAKELKDRGHNVILVDYQPTSENMVIDFAERITSRLPEGIKLFSLKLKETETSFAEWYASDNE is encoded by the coding sequence ATGAGTAAAATTCGTATTACGAAACAATTTTCTTTCGAAACCGGACATGCTTTATATGGATATGATGGTAAATGTAGAAATGTTCATGGTCATAGCTATAAGCTAAGTGTAACTGTAATTGGCACACCGATTACAGATACTTCGCATGTAAAATTAGGAATGGTGATTGATTTTGGAGACCTTAAAAGGATTGTAAAAGAAGATATTGAAGATGTTTTTGATCATGCAACAGTATTTAACAAAAACACACCACATATAGAACTTGCAAAAGAATTAAAAGATAGAGGGCATAATGTAATTTTAGTAGATTATCAACCTACCAGTGAAAATATGGTAATTGATTTTGCTGAAAGGATTACCTCTCGATTGCCTGAAGGTATTAAGTTATTTTCTTTAAAACTTAAAGAAACCGAAACATCATTTGCAGAGTGGTATGCATCAGATAATGAATAG